A stretch of Besnoitia besnoiti strain Bb-Ger1 chromosome V, whole genome shotgun sequence DNA encodes these proteins:
- a CDS encoding hypothetical protein (encoded by transcript BESB_060620), protein MDQGGKAGKDRSGESLGAPTGTTVWCLPFCNDICACCSGCYNCCDKCSCCPQCCRCGPPCPGCFYCIPCVCCCCRPVPGGLSIDDGELVTEPTAVGEVLEEMEEEGVEQEAEREGDTEEGEAPPPSGATGVTGDAAAQRTKAATKKRAKAQIKKRAAKSQPKMFTGSAAGSPPPPPEACIGPPPEPAEPTTPLGMGIYLVYSTENGGSLYMKWSKTPLTGPGVLAYIKPTKEVGEFKFQKKDGVEPLCSGLEQSMQSSFVADRKAYYDGWATFVKQMDAWAGSLVVLPAATIQPPPTVKVVLLTQKKIRLLEADTPVEKKDMDLVAVVADNTTKFDVSTMEPSEFVAFANNFGASISFVPTKN, encoded by the exons ATGGATCAGGGAGGAAAAGCTGGTAAGGACCGCTCCGGTGAGTCCCTGGGCGCCCCAACAGGCACAACGGTGTGGTGCCTGCCGTTTTGTAATGATATTTGCGCTTGCTGTTCTGGTTGTTACAACTGCTGCGATAAAtgcagctgctgcccgcAATGCTGCAGGTGTGGCCCACCTTGCCCAGGGTGCTTCTACTGCATCCCGTGCGTGTGCTGCTGTTGTCGACCCGTCCCTGGCGGGCTGAGCATCGATGATGGCGAGTTAGTCACAGAGCCAACCGCTGTAGGAGAGGTCCTCGAGGagatggaggaggagggagtcGAACAAGAGGCAGAACGGGAGGGAGATACGGAGGAAGGGGAGGCCCCCCCTCCTTCTGGTGCCACAGGCGTAACGGGGGACGCGGCAGCACAGCGAACCAAAGCTGCAACCAAAAAGAGGGCAAAGGCACAAATCAAGAAGCGCGCTGCAAAAAGCCAGCCGAAGATGTTCACTGGATCTGCAGCAGGGAGTCCCCCTCCACCACCTGAGGCTTGCATTGGCCCGCCGCCTGAGCCCGCAGAACCGACAACTCCTCTCGGGATGGGCATCTATCTTGTTTATAGCACTGAAAATGGGGGCTCCCTTTACATGAAGTGGAGTAAAACTCCCTTAACTGGTCCGGGTGTCCTGGCATATATCAAGCCGACGAAAGAGGTGGGCGAGTTCAAGTTTCAAAAGAAAGACGGCGTCGAACCCCTGtgcagcggcctcgag CAAAGCATGCAGAGCAGCTTTGTCGCTGATCGCAAAGCGTATTACGATGGGTGGGCGACATTCGTGAAGCAGATGGACGCCTGGGCGGGCTCCCTTGTTGTTCTTCCTGCGGCGACAATTCAGCCACCGCCGACAGTCAAGGTCGTTTTGCTTACGCAGAAGAAG ATCCGTCTTCTGGAAGCTGATACTCCTGTTGAAAAGAAAGATATGGACCTGGTTGCTGTCGTTGCTGACAACACTACCAAGTTCGACGTCTCCACCATGGAACCCTCGGAGTTCGTTGCGTTCGCGAACAATTTTGGAGCTTCAATCAGTTTCGTCCCGACCAAGAACTGA